A window from Corythoichthys intestinalis isolate RoL2023-P3 chromosome 10, ASM3026506v1, whole genome shotgun sequence encodes these proteins:
- the comtd1 gene encoding catechol O-methyltransferase domain-containing protein 1 → MAADIHFLLCFGLCVLLTDFGRSAFVGKSHSRGKDDPVLQYVVNNSLREHPVLTKLKLRTLDDQWNIMMVSSEQAQLMANLMKMINATKAIEIGMYTGYNALSMALAMPENGHVVACEINDVYVDIAKPFFKEAGVENKIDVRLQMAMTTLYELIAAGEAGTFDFVFIDADKSNYDGYYEKSLELIRKGGVIAIDNVLWSGKVVDPAPDDITSRTLDALNKKLHKDQRIDLSMLTVGDGLTIAIKR, encoded by the exons ATGGCTGCAgacatccattttctgttgtgcTTCGGACTCTGTGTTCTACTAACAG ACTTTGGAAGGTCTGCATTTGTTGGAAAGAGTCACAGTCGAGGAAAGGACGACCCTGTGCTGCAGTATGTCGTCAATAACTCACTGAGGGAGCATCCCGTCCTCACTAAACTCAAACTG AGAACTCTTGATGACCAGTGGAACATCATGATGGTTTCCAGTGAACAAGCCCAGCTGATGGCCAATCTCatgaaaatgatcaatgcaaccaAAGCTATTGAAATCG GGATGTATACGGGGTACAATGCACTCAGTATGGCTTTGGCAATGCCAGAGAATGGACATGTGGTAGCGTGTGAAATAAATGACGTCTATGTGGATATTGCTAAACCCTTTTTTAAAGAG GCTGGAGTAGAGAACAAGATCGACGTACGACTACAAATGGCAATGACAACTCTTT ATGAACTGATTGCAGCTGGTGAGGCTGGGACCTTTGACTTTGTGTTCATTGATGCCGACAAATCAAACTACGACGGATACTATGAAAAGTCCCTGGAGCTCATACGTAAGGGGGGTGTCATTGCTATTGACAAT GTGCTGTGGAGTGGAAAGGTTGTGGATCCTGCCCCCGATGACATCACCTCAAGGACGCTAGATGCTCTCAACAAGAAGCTGCACAAGGA